A segment of the Carya illinoinensis cultivar Pawnee chromosome 1, C.illinoinensisPawnee_v1, whole genome shotgun sequence genome:
CAATTAATGTGACATATAATTTTCTTTGACCACtcactttgctttaaattttagtCTATTCTTTTAATCAACACCACTTTGTataatcttttctttattttgaaattaaaaatctattaGTTCACTAAGTTTGACACTTAAAaagttgatttgttgactcatatcacaaacttaaTTCTCTAAactctttattttcctttttagatttctttaacctctatttttcttcattttatttaagttaaagCAATTCGGTCTTACATGACCAacaacaacaccacaataatgataAGTAGGAATAAACTTACTTTTGGACTTACCTTGGTTGGACTTCTTTatcattgatctatcatgtgaggcACTTGGAACATGAGTTTTAGACGCGTCAttctttggagtttcctcatcttaacttcttttaacaaaaatgatatcttttgatgaaGTGACAGCGGATGATGAGTCTTTAAGTTTCATATCTTGGGAAGTCATATACTCCAAACCCGTGTGATTATAACTggatttttgaaaactcaacatcttttttaatttatgtgttgctgttttttgttTGCACTCCTGAaactttttcaattctttttctagtgcagccttttgatattttaatattgataCTTCAACACCAAAAATTTTAATGCATCAGAAATATTGTTTTTCTCATTCTCCACAGCAGTAAATCTATTGTAcaacttcttgttgagtttttttttttccttcttctttaaaTTTGATCACTTCCTCACATAGATAATTATAGGCTTTTTGTAAACTTAACTCATAATCAgccacaactagagcaacctcTGAATCACTATCATCATCACTTTCAGTTTTTTTTAgccaaatattagaaaaatcattaacaatagTAAAGAAAGCTAAAAAAGAATTGTCATCATTACatgatgaacttgaagttttagattcTGAACTGTCACTAAGTATAACATTCAAtacttttcttttacttttcttgaaatttgaacattcaattcttatatgaccataaccagaacattcatgataCTTcactttatcattattattagatttttctttattccatttttcaaaataatttttctttacagaaaattctttacctctatttttctttccactagactttttattaaacatgaattttttgaagtttcttcctatgagatctatatcctcattgttaaaattttcttcatcagaaaaattatCTTGATCATCTTTTACTATTTTGAGAGCAATGGACATACCTTTCCATGTTTGAGGAAGTGAGGATTCATATGTTTGTAAGGAACTGACCAGCTCTTTAACCTTTATTGTATCCAAATCCTTATTTTCCTTAATGACAATAACCTTAGGTCAAAATCTTTCCAGTAGAGATCTCAAAATCTTCCTCACaatccttgaatcctccaccttctcgccgagattaaacctggaattcacaatatcattcagtttagcataaaaatcattaaaactttcgtcttccaacattttaatctctttaaattttgaggttagcctctgcaattttgaaatttttactattcttgtgcctttatgtgtaacctccaaaatatcccaaacttctttagcaatctcatacatggagatttttttaaattcttcaggggataccgccatgaaaatagcgttaagtcatttgctattcaaattgtaatttttgatttcatctttcgcccaagcatctatagatgtctcgggttTAGTCCATTCTTGTTCAACTGAATGCCATACACGGtcatccaaagacttgagaaaaaccctcatacgaacttttcaataagcatagttttccccatcgaagtatggtgAAACTtataatgacgtcgacatgatctacaaggacACGAATCACACTTGAATGAGTGAATCACGCTttaatgccaattgaaatttccCAAGTACCCCGTAGAATCACGAAattatctaccaatttccttgcacaaattggttagatctcaatattatgattattaaacgaATTAAATACTTAaggaaaataatcaaacttgcaagacataACGATTGGTTacaaagggaaaccctttatagaattttttaaaggtaaaatcctATGGGGCAACCAAACCTAGGAAAGTCcatcttattgtttaaaaatcaattaccaataattatcaattataaaatatttataacttgactctcttacttgtccagacaaatgacccatttgtcttctaccgcagtagtaGCCAGAAATTCTGACGATTTTCAAACTATTGACTTCTCTCCTAGAACTCTATTGGCTGAAATCCAACTAATGATCATTCACACTTGAAGCATGATCACACACAATGAGAgatcacaaatatgaaaatttactaatgaattttctcaccaaaatatagACTAGAAAGTGCTCTAAAAAATATGTAGATCTAAATCTCTACAGATCCTAACCAAtaggatctcttaaataaacaatttggaAATAATTCCAATTGAAGTAGGATTTTGCTGAAACATAAAATCTGTAGCGAGAATGTATCGTGACAAATTGCTAACATTTTGCGATAACGTTCTTCTACGGTGATTGATTTCTGTTCAACTTCTGTTTTGGATAAATGCAGATTCTTATGGACTCGATTTTTACCTCAATGACTCATCTAAACAATCtctaaaacttctagatagactcaacattgtttagagataaatcaataattattttacattcatccaacaatttcaaatacaATGATAAGATAAGTCTTATCATATAGTCATATAATCTTAGCCAATTTTTGTCTTCACAAAACCTATTTCGGGAGTTTGGTGCAGATGAAGTTTTGTTGCCTCTTAATTAAATGGATCCCACTAAAGCTCTAAAGCCTAATGGAATGACAcctcttttttataaaaaaaattcttgattGCTGTTGGGAATGATGTGACCAAAGCTATTCCAATGGCCCTTAACAAATGGTCAATTTCCACAAGAATTAAATTACATTTTCATTACTTTGATCCCAAAGAAGAAGCAGCCCGAGGTGAGTTTTGATTTCAAATCTATCGGTTTATGCAATGTGATCTAAATTGGTTTCAAAAGTCATAGCAAATAGGCTTAAAGAGACATTGCTTAACATTATTTCAAAATCATGACCTGTTTTTGTATCTAGAAGGCTAATAACATATAACATCCTTGTGGCCTATTAGTTGGTGCATTTCTTATGGCAAAAAAGCAGTGGTAAAAAAGGCTTTAGACATAAGTAAAGCATATGACAGAGTGGAATGAGGGTTTTTAGAACCTGTTATGTAGAGAATGAGCTTTGGTGAAAAATGGATAAACTTGGTGATGCTTTGTGTCAAATCTGTCGCTTTGAGTCAAATCTGTCACTTTGTAAATGGTGTGCCAAAGGGCCCTTCGTTTCCATCTTTAGGATTGACGCAAGGGGATCTCCTTTGTTTCCATCTCGAGGactgaggcaaggggatcccataTCCCCTTACCTATACTTGTTATGTATTGAGGGACCGATATCCTTATTGTAGCAGGCTAACAAATCAAAACAGATTGAAGGAATACAGATTTGTAATGGAGCTCCAAAGCTAAATCACTTGATCCGTTGCCTATTATGACCTCATTGGTTCCATCATATTTAGAATGGATAGAGAGCTTGGACATGTCAAAGGTGATATGATGCAAGGCAACTGagtcaacaacccaagacttatcTATTGAAGAGCTAGTGGCAGCACAGTTGACATTTGGTGAAAATGGAGTCCAAAACTTCTTGCATTGACGAGTTGTGTGACCAAGGATAGAGCAGAATTGGCGAACCACTAAATTTTTATTGGAGGAGTGAGGAGAATGATGTGATTGAGAGGGCCATTGGTTGGGCCATAAGTAATTGATGGTACGGTTGGACTTGCCTCCATGTGAGGGAGAAGAAGGCCACTGGTCTGGTATAGAAATTTTACCTATTTCGTACCGGTTCAAATACTGGCCGTACTGACTGGTACCGATCATTGTACTGGCCGGTACCCGTTGTACCGGCCGATATTTCAACATGTACCGACCTACATACTGGCCCGTACCAGTCGGTATTTCAGcctataccttttttttttcattttttcaaactataaGCTCATTTTTTGATCCCCAATTcagaccagactatttataaattatatatatatgtatttatgtataatttattcatatatacactattattttagaatataattaatatatatatttatatatataatttattcatatatcgactatccatAAATGATACACGAAACGATACtggtattgaaatattttgttccaatgccttgaccggtacgttattcaaaacattggtggCAATAGTAGTTTGTTGTAGAGTCTCAAGTCGTTTGAGATAGATTTCATGACTTGCTATGACTAACAAGCAAGTCTTGAAGTTCTTCAAATGTGAAAGGAGTCTCGCGAGTGCAAATTGGACCCACAAAATTACGAAAATTAGATTCAAGGCCATTGAGAATATAGAGCATTAAATCATCATTTGTGACTGGAGAATCAACCAATACCAGTTCATAAGTAGGAACCAATGTGTTTACAATTTCTTTTGTCATTCATGCTGATAGAGAACATGTTATAGAAGGGCATATGTGGCTCTTTGATAATCGTCTCTTTGTGATTAACCATTTCGATGGTTTTACACAACCTAGCTCAATGAAATTTGATAAGGTTGCCATGTGGGTTCAATTCCATAATATGTCACTAGTTGGAATGGATATGGAGTGTGGTGAAAAGGTGGGAAGATCATTGGGGGAAGTTGAACTTTTGGAATTTGAGGTGAATGATGTGGGATGGGGTAACTTCTTGAGAGTAAGAGTTCTATTAGATCTATGGAAACCATAGGACAAAGGAAGAACAATTACATTGCATGGCATGAAGTATAAAATTCCGTTACAGTATGAAAAGCTACCTTGTTTCTGATTTACGTGTGGAAGAATTTTGCAAGCCTTTAAAGCTGTGTTGGATGAATGTGAGCTAAAGGATTTGGGCTACTATGGAAACCAATTTACCTAGTGCAATAAGAGGGAGCTTGCTCATTGTATAAGTGAAAGGCTAGAAAGGTTTCTTCCAAACTTTAGGTGGTGTTCAAATTACCCAATGGCTCGAGTTCAACATTGTACAGCTGCATACTTAGACCATGTGCCTATCATTTTCAAGCAGCAAGATGACCATTACAAAagataaagaaacaaaattttcagatttaaggCTATGTGGGTGGAATCCTCGAACTGTAAAAGGATTATTGAAGCTGCATGGTAGGTGGAACCAGGTGTTAATGGATTGAATTCTGTAAAGAGGAAGATTGAGAGGTATGGAGAAAAGCTAACGGTTTGCAACAAGGAAAAGTTTGGGCATGTGAATCAAGGCATTGAAATTAGAACTAAATTGCAACTCTTGTGAAGTAGTGATCCACACTGCCAAAGAAGGGCTAAGACTAGAGAAGCTAGAACTGAAATGCAACAATGGCTTGAGAGAGGGGAAATTATGTGGAGACAAAGCTCCAAAGCTCTATGGTTGAAAGAGGGGGGCACAAATGCATGTTTCTTTCACAATAAAGCTTcacagagaaaaaagaagaacttATTAAGGGACTCAAAGATGCAAATGGCTCATGGAAACTAAATGAGGAGAGGGATTAGTTGAtactcatgtattttttttttttttttggagggatTGAGGGGTAGAGTTGACACTGACATGAATGAAAACCTATTAAGGGAGTTTGGTGCAGACGAATTTTTGTTGGCTCTTAATCAAATGGATCCAACTAAAGCTCTAAGGCCTAATGGAATCACacatcttttttataaaaaaattcttggTTGTTGTTGGGAATGATGTGACAAAAGCTATTCTAATGGTCCTTAACAATTGGTCAGTTTCCACAAGAATTAAATCACACTTTCATTACTTTGATCCCAAAGAAGAAGCAGCCTGAGGTGAGTTATGATTTCAGACCTATTAGTTTGTGCAATGTGATCTAAACTAATTTCAAAAGTCCTAGCTAATAAGCTTAAAGAGACATTACTTAACATTATTTCAAAATCATGATATGCTTTTGTACCTGGAAGGCTAATAGCATATAACATCCTTGTGGCCTGTTAGCTGGTGCAATTCTTAAGGCAGAAAAGAGGTGGTAAAAAAGGCTTTAGGCATGAGTAAAGTATATGATAGAGTAGAAAGAAGGTTTTTAGAACCTGTTATGTAGAGGATGAGCTTTGGTGAAAAATGGATAAACttggtaaatatttttaaatattttttttacgaattttttgaatatttttttttagaaaaaaaaaaagcacaatatcattaaaaaaaacactatcttagttattaaataaaaaaattacatttgtcaAGATCCTCggcaaaaattttcgtttgtgCCTTTAGCatttctaatataataatattgtagAATTAGCGGCCTTGTCCATGTCATGTGCACCAAAGAGAATATGATGACAAATCATACTGTCAACAAGAGCCCACacatccttaaaaaaaaaaaaaaaaaaaaaaaaagaaaaaaaaaaagctcctaTGCATCATAGCTTTTAGCCCAACAGTTCCGCTGCTAAGCGGTTGAACTGATTTTTAATGAAAAACAACCCTCCACTTAGCAGCTGCCACCTCACCTATCAGACTAAACTCACACTATACTCGTGCACATGGGATAATAACGGCAAAGTTCAATTTCTCTTTGGATGAATCTGTGCTTCCAGATGACTTCCAATTTCAGAACCAACGCCGAACGACCTCCACCACCAGCATCCATTGCCACCAGTTCACCACCACCCATCCGTCGAGAATCCATCCGTCGTCCTCCTTAGCAGATTTGGTCTAACTCCGATTTCTCCCAAATTTACCCCATGTGTGAATCGCCCACTATGCAAGCGTAGTTCTCCTCTTCCACTGGTTTGTTGCCCACCACAATTCCTAACCAATTCACGGTTGTTCATGGCTGACTCTAGTGGGCTTGGTGTTTCTCCATCCCAATCCACGGTTGTTCACTGCAATTTTTAAATGTAACATTTAGTAATTGTAACAAGTTTAAACAATAAAATCCCAATTGCTTTCAACTTTCTTTTTATGAAATggaattttataaatttgttgGGTGAATCGCGATTTAGAAATAGAGACCATGAGACGCATACGTGGTAGCCAATTACTGAAGGGCTGTTCTTTGAAGGTTAAAAACCCAACCAATCCCAGGTATTCTCTTAGCCCAATGGTAAATATTGGGCTATCTAATGCCTATCCTAGCTTTTTTGACTGATACGGGCCCAAATTATGAAAGACCTTGACACGTACATTAGTTGACCCTTAAAAGgcttcatataataaaaatggatctagattagaaaaataatatttacaatttgtgaaagatttgtgcacctatttttttttaaaattatttatctaatatttacataaaaaattattttttaataatagatttcatttctttcaagaataatgttaaatatagtcTTAGATGTGTAAATTTCACGaactatctttaaaaaaaaaaagtaaggtctattattaaaaaattaatttttttaagtaggttctatatttactcatttttgtCAAAAAGAGTAGATGAAACTTAGACTCTAGGATTgtcaatatcatttttatttagatACAACCGTGAACATATAACCGTGAAGTCTGTAAACGTtgcgtaatcgttttgaaaaaaaatatggactattattaaaaaaaaaattcatatgagtcttatgttttattcactttttttcaaagcgttTAAGTGACGGTTAAATAATTTAcagtttcaaatatattttctcttttatttatacaagttttaaatacataaattttatataaatcttttgtaaaaaaatagattctaccattaaaaaaaaaaagtttaaaaatatcaGTTTTActcaattcttttttataaagagcTTGCATAACAAAGACTCGCgcctaacattattttttacttacaaTTCCAAAATAGTGTGGATAAGCTGATATTCTTTCACGTCTTACAATTCAAATCTTTTATATAACCTCtacattttaaaaagataaaaatatcatCAGTTCATTGAAGTATCAAAGTTGTCGATGATGGTAGTGGTGATAAAGCCATGTCAGGATTTTAGGAACAGAGGATCAATGTAATGGGCAATTGGGTGGCTGAGTTTGTTTGTTCATGAGACAGTTGCTTTCTGTTTTAACGATATGTTTATGCTGAGGAAAGAGGTTATTATTAtccttttatttctcatttactattcttttatatttattttttttaattttttattttacttaatagttaagaaagtgattattagtaaaattacatattttttaaatttttttaatagctaaggatgttaaaaaaatactttaaaaaaatgataaaaaaataaataattcctaCAGTCTTATaagtagtaaattagtaataattgAGCAgtaacccatatatatataatatataatatatattatacgcTTTTCAAACCAAATCGACTGTACATTCGGGTTTACGACTGAGAGGCTAGATATATTCGGCCCAGAACTCAGGTCTCAAATTTGACCTGGATATACCTGGATTGTTACCCGGGCCATCTTTGAAAAACTGGAAATTCGGGTTTCGGGTTTGAcccctttttttataattaattaatttattttattttatttttttaagttcatattaaattaaatttaaaaacataagtttttttgggtaaaaagcctatattttattaaaaaaaaaattttaaaaaataatccatttaaaagcataatttttgtttttaataaaaaagccTTTATTATACTGAAAAAAATTTCTCAGTCATCAATTTGGAAAGCATAATATTTGTGTTCTAAAAAtactaaatgcatgtaaaataaaataaaattctattattCATCTTTGCATGCATCATAatgcaatccactacatattacattttttgttatttatatattacattacattacaaaatacaaaattacaatatatgaattacaaaatcagtAGAATGTCTATCAGTGATTAATCTCCACACCAAATAGCAATTTCAAGTGATTGGATTGAAAGAGATcatgcaaaaaacaaaaagttttgAACAACTATCAGTGATTTTTGGCAACCTATGGCCTTAAAGTGAGATTAAGAGACTCAAAACTAAATTGAACTTTTGATTAATATAAATATCAGAGCTATATGACCCAAGAACTCATAGAAAGAAACATATTTGGAGGTGGCACAGCTGTGACTGCATTGCAAGAATTCATAGACAGAAACATACTTTTGCTGGCTGTGTTTACCTGATGGCCAGCAAAAGTATAAACTATCTCggaagtaataaataatagaagCATGGCAGGCTCCTATCATTCTTCACAATAAAGTATGTTAGGTCTccctaaaattttgaattttgaacacATTACAAAATAAGGAGTCTCAGGAATCTCAAGATTTCATCTCAATATGAAAACTGAAAGACTCATTGGTTAAGATACTGATCAACAATAAAACCCATATGACTATTGGGTCCAAGACAGatagaggaaaaaaattttaaaaccgaTCAAACATATCAAACTTACTAGGTTGTTTAATGAAAACATAATAGAAAACATAACAAATCACCATTTGAATCTGAATCAGTGAAATAAAGAAACTCAAATTAATAACAATCCTCGAGTCCATTATAAAAACGAATTCCAAAAAATGCAATTTTTACAATAAAGTTTTATTGTTAGAAATTCAGCTGTGAACCAATTCACTTTGATTGATTCCCAGATTTCATTCAAATTCTCCAATATCCCCATTTCTTGAAAGCCCGAAGACTAAACATCAAAACATCATGATATGAAATGTTAGAAGGTTGTAAGCCTttaacattaatataatatatataatatattataagtgcATAAAAACAAATCTAAATATTCTTCTATTAGTACAAAGCGGCAAAGCCCAAAAGACAATACTCTTTGAATCCAGCCAAACACAAATGATGCAAAAATCAAATTACCAAGATCAATCATTTAGAAAGACATTAATTTTCCTAATGAATggtttttagaaaatgaaaaccaCCCACAAAAAATTCAATATACTTGGCTcactaaatgataaaaatatgtaattgcTACAGGTAGAGCAGTTCTACACGAATGCTttgttttagattaaaaaaaaaaatccctttcACTTTAAACGCATACatccttttaattttaaaaacaccACTTTTGCCCAAACTCAATATAAGATATATTCTAACGCCTTTAGCATGCTTTCCTGCAAGACTTTCCTGTCATCTTCCCCCGTCTAGAAACGTACTGGACAGTTTCCTATAAGAATAAAGCTGCTGCCCCAACTCGGGCCGACTTTTCTGACTAAGTGTTCGACAAATGAACATGATTCACATTAATACCTGTCTCCATACGAAGTTGACGATCAAGTCTTCACGCGCAAGTCATTAAAAACTTGGAAACTTATGCCAACTTACAAGAAATTTGAGCCATTTTTACACCGCCAGGCCCATTCATACAGAAAAGTTTCCTGCAATTTTACCAAGAAATACACTCAAATTCAGAATTAGTCTGTTTCCTAGTCCTGACCTCGGACATTACCTCAGAAGTGAAAGTTCATAACTGACAAGGACATTTTGTATTGCATAGGATTCTAATTCTATGTAGTTTTGTGGTCTTACAGTTCTAGCTTGACACGGTTTCTTCACAATATTCTTCCTCGAAACGTATTGACTGGGCGAAAATAAAGTCATTTTTCACCGTATTCCAATATgcctataaaattataaatagagcTCCCTTCACCATTAATCTTCAATCCGAAGCAGCAACTAGAAAAGCACAATAATGGCTCGAAAGTTGCAGACCCCATTAACCTTGTTCTGCCTTTTATTGGTTGCCCTCTTCACAGGCTCAAAGGCAGGCGTGATCTCTGTGTACTGGGGCCAGAATGTAAATGAGGGCAGCTTGGCTGATGCTTGCGCCACTGGGAATTATGGTATAGTGAACATAGCTTTCCTGGTAACATTTGGCAATGGCCAGACCCCACAGATGAACCTTGCGGGCCATTGTGACCCAAGCACAAATGGGTGCACCGGCTTGAGCAACGACATCAGAGCTTGCCAAAACCAGGGCATCAAGGTGATGCTCTCCCTTGGAGGCGGTGCTGGTAGCTATTTCCTCGCCTCTGCTGAAGATGCCAGGTAAGCATTGCCTCTTGTCACTATATTTCTATAGAGCTAGCTTCTTTGGTTTTTAAACTTGAAAAGTTTGaggttatatttaaaaagtttCGGTAATGCTACTTATAAGTACGTAAACACGTCAATTTTTTGGAATCCATtgctattaattattttaaaaaagtcaaCGCATCAAATGCCTATCGACAACGAAGTTCGCcacatttattttgttttgttttgttttttaacatCTGTTTTCAAGCTTAGGTATTTGGAAGGGAATTTACATGTTTTACTGGTCACTTTCACCAAGTAAAAGATCAGAAAATGATGTTCTCTGATACTGTGCAGGAGTGTTGCAAACTACTTGTGGGACAACTTTCTCGGGGGTCAATCCAGCTCCCGTCCATTGGGTGATGCAGTTCTAGATGGCATTGACTTCGATATTGAGGGAGGCACAACCCAACACTGGGACGAGCTCGCAAGGGCACTGTCTACATTTAGCCAACAGAAAAAGGTCTACTTAACAGCAGCACCACAGTGTCCATTCCCAGATGCTTGGCTAAAAGGAGCACTAGACACTGGCCTGTTTGACTATGTCTGGGTCCAATTCTATAACAACCAACCCTGTCAATACTCCGGCAATGCAGACAACCTGAAGAGCTATTGGAATCAGTGGAACACTATACAAGCTGGGCAGATATTTCTGGGGTTGCCTGCTGCTCCAGAAGCAGCTGGGAGTGGCTACATTCCTCCCGATGTGCTTAATAGTGATGTTTTGCCTTCTATCAAGAGTTCGTCAAAATATGGAGGGGTTATGCTTTGGTCTAGGAATTATGATAAGGGCTATAGCGCAGCTATTAAAAACAATGTTTGAACATTTTGTTTTGGCTTCCACTGAATATGTTTCAGTTTACAGGATGTAAGgcctactatttataaataaagcaataatctctatagaataaaaaatctttAAGAAAATCCTTATTGAGTGAGTGgttgggaagaaaaagaagcaaacTAAATGAAGGAAGATATGGATCTTTCAAAGGGGAGGCAATATTTTAGTTGCTTttactcttctttttattttcaacatAACCTCTGTTCCAGGCTTGtaatttcaactttcaattGCTATACTTTCTTCATTATTAATCAATTATCGTTTTCTTTTTATGGACTGAGGAGATCTTTGGTTAGAACTTAGAAGTCAAAGCATATACTTGATCCCTCTGCCTTCAAGTCCCTATAAACAGACTTGAACTTTAGCCCTATAAAAAGCCTTCacgaaatgtttaaaaaaaaaaaaatgttgcttCCAAATGGCTCAAATAAAAGTCTGTTAATCTGGCCTCCTACCAGGATGCCAGATCAATAGATCATTATTATGGTTTATTGGGTCCGGGACGAGAGGAAGGGCATTCATAACTGAAACACGAGTAACTATTAGGTAGGTACTCTTAAAATATAAACACGTGATATTTACATCGTATTATAGGATTTCATGTCATTTCAATTGACGCTTgcataaacaattttaattatatagaagtatttaataatttttcttgaaacATGCACTTCGAGAACAACCTCAAAATTACCAAAGCCGGGGCATTAAGCTCATGCTTTCCACCGTTGGTGGCGTCGGGAGCTACAATGCCATCTGTTGATGATGGTAGGAGAGTGTAGGGAGCTACGTACTTCCATACTGGGGAAACCAATCTAATTCCATACCTCTGGGGGATGCCTTAGTAGATGGCAATAGACTTTGATATTAAGCAAAATCATATTCACAAAACACTTTAAAACATAGGTACCTATTGGTCCCATTCTGTGACACAAATTATATGACCTTTCAATTAAAATAGGTACCCATTCTCTTAACTTACAAGCTAAGTCAAGGAAaatgttagaatataaattaaactattaaacATAACTCCGCCAACTAGCAAATTTGATATAtgtctcctctcttttctctctaaggAGAACAGAGGTGGTGTTGTTTCTCTGTCTCCTCTCTGAAGTATAATGGTGAAGGCAAGAGTTCTCAGTGATCTGCTAGTTTGGTGAATCACTATGGATAGTTTACAAGAAGTATGGAGAATCTAAAACTTAGTGAAGAGGAGGATACGAAAATTGCATTGGAGGGTGGTGCAACCTGTGATGTTCAACGTAAAGGGGAGATGTGTCTCATTGGCAACATATGGATTGACAGATCCAT
Coding sequences within it:
- the LOC122310706 gene encoding acidic endochitinase-like; protein product: MARKLQTPLTLFCLLLVALFTGSKAGVISVYWGQNVNEGSLADACATGNYGIVNIAFLVTFGNGQTPQMNLAGHCDPSTNGCTGLSNDIRACQNQGIKVMLSLGGGAGSYFLASAEDARSVANYLWDNFLGGQSSSRPLGDAVLDGIDFDIEGGTTQHWDELARALSTFSQQKKVYLTAAPQCPFPDAWLKGALDTGLFDYVWVQFYNNQPCQYSGNADNLKSYWNQWNTIQAGQIFLGLPAAPEAAGSGYIPPDVLNSDVLPSIKSSSKYGGVMLWSRNYDKGYSAAIKNNV